The following coding sequences lie in one Benincasa hispida cultivar B227 chromosome 6, ASM972705v1, whole genome shotgun sequence genomic window:
- the LOC120080175 gene encoding 22.0 kDa class IV heat shock protein-like gives MAESKAIQALFSIIFIFSFLVTSSQPSLLPFIDPFGILEQTPFGLLENENRDALQQQQMQPLPPARVDWKETPESHQIMLDVPGMNKEELKIELDEENRILKVIGERKREEEKQSDHWHRMERSYGKFWRQFRLPVNADMESVKAQLSNGVLKVTLSKLSPEKIRSRVVGILDEQPPEGELNKSGGARQDCETMSERDQFSCC, from the coding sequence ATGGCAGAATCAAAGGCGATACAAGCATTATTCTCAATAATcttcatcttttcttttcttgttaccTCATCCCAACCTTCCCTTCTTCCATTTATCGACCCATTTGGGATTCTTGAACAAACCCCATTTGGGTTACTCGAAAACGAAAACAGAGATGCTTTACAACAGCAGCAGATGCAGCCACTCCCGCCGGCGAGAGTTGACTGGAAAGAGACGCCGGAGAGTCACCAGATCATGCTGGATGTACCAGGAATGAACAAGGAGGAACTGAAGATCGAATTGGACGAGGAGAACAGGATTTTGAAAGTGATCGGAGAGAGGAAAAGGGAAGAGGAAAAACAGAGTGATCATTGGCATAGAATGGAACGAAGCTATGGAAAATTCTGGAGGCAATTTCGGCTGCCGGTTAATGCGGATATGGAGTCTGTTAAAGCTCAGCTTTCGAATGGGGTTCTTAAGGTCACTTTGTCGAAGCTTTCGCCGGAGAAGATTAGGTCGAGAGTGGTCGGCATTTTGGATGAACAACCGCCGGAAGGCGAGCTGAACAAGTCCGGCGGGGCCAGGCAGGACTGTGAGACTATGAGTGAGAGGGATCAATTTTCTTGTTGTTAA